The proteins below are encoded in one region of Planctopirus limnophila DSM 3776:
- a CDS encoding alpha/beta hydrolase, translated as MKWIACSILTAFCVWGILFCLPPNRALAADLQPVMDVPYREKMRNERTTLDVYPGPTANAPVVVWVHGGAWEIGSKTPGAREKADFLFKQGWGMVSINYRMHPEVKWSEMASDVAHAIAWVVNANRPEIKSPASIVLMGHSAGAHLAALVATDPRYLKAADVQLNLLSGVILLDGAGYDIPEQIRIARLPRMKEMYEKIFSADEATQKEASPTLAVQKGIGIPPFLILYVASRADSRQQAMKLQEALKRADVSAAVEGLSGKNHATINRELPIEGDSGGVLVRKFLSELSPSKN; from the coding sequence ATGAAATGGATCGCTTGCTCAATTCTGACTGCTTTCTGTGTTTGGGGGATTTTGTTTTGTCTACCTCCCAATAGAGCCCTCGCCGCCGATCTTCAACCGGTCATGGATGTTCCCTATCGGGAAAAGATGCGAAATGAGCGCACGACCCTGGATGTTTATCCTGGTCCGACAGCGAATGCACCGGTTGTTGTATGGGTTCATGGCGGTGCCTGGGAAATTGGCTCCAAAACTCCAGGGGCAAGGGAAAAGGCCGATTTTCTTTTCAAGCAGGGGTGGGGCATGGTCTCTATCAACTACCGCATGCACCCTGAGGTCAAATGGTCGGAAATGGCCAGTGATGTCGCCCATGCAATCGCCTGGGTCGTGAATGCCAATCGTCCTGAGATCAAGTCTCCTGCATCGATTGTGCTGATGGGGCATTCAGCCGGGGCTCATCTGGCGGCTTTGGTGGCCACCGATCCCAGATATTTGAAGGCGGCAGATGTTCAGTTGAATCTCCTGTCTGGCGTCATCCTTCTCGACGGTGCCGGGTACGATATTCCTGAACAGATTCGTATCGCGAGGCTTCCTCGAATGAAGGAAATGTACGAGAAGATCTTTTCGGCTGACGAAGCCACTCAGAAGGAGGCAAGCCCGACACTTGCTGTCCAGAAGGGAATCGGAATTCCACCATTTCTCATCCTCTATGTGGCCTCGCGGGCCGACAGCAGGCAGCAAGCCATGAAACTGCAAGAGGCATTGAAGCGAGCGGATGTATCGGCTGCAGTCGAAGGACTTTCGGGAAAGAATCACGCGACGATCAATCGTGAACTTCCTATCGAGGGGGATTCGGGCGGAGTATTGGTGCGCAAGTTCCTCAGTGAGCTTTCTCCATCGAAAAACTGA
- a CDS encoding PVC-type heme-binding CxxCH protein, translating into MQRIEFDVLLAPCLTVLLMIQPAWAESERYSITVPEGFDIRQAASFPLVERPMFAALDQSGHLYVLDSGGSNGGDRLKNPTDVIRRLTDTNGDGIYDQSTIFADKIVFGTGIACHDGAVFITSPPSLWRFEDTTGDGIADQRVELVTGFAFNQSCTDDLHGTTVGPDGRIYFLPGRFHHKVRLKDGTPLRDGVGPWLMRCRPDGSDVEFVSGAVGNPVEVAFLPNGDSFIQGTFWAKSSAPGGLRDGLIHAVAGGEYSVRDRDYSDRIRTGDYLPALVPLTATAPSGLTSYRSSSWGDEFQENLFSSHFNTGKILRHRLKAESATYRCETEEFITAPQGTVHFTDVLEDADGSLLIVDTGGWFIACCPASGSSQPTVKGSIFRILRNAATKVQDPYGNLIPWKSLPTDDLLARLDDSRVMVQERAIIEVARREQRMTDALATLLTSPQSSFRQRTGAVWALCRMDDNAARAATRLAFRDPSHSVRQAAAYSAGLHRDRSARQTLEALLVDESSGVRREAANALGRLQQKESIPALLKSLEPQQVSQRVTADRFLEHAITFALIQINHAESTRAGLLSHSADVQRITLIALDQMPLTILDAKDLTPLLSSGNTPLRQAAIQVLSRHPQWTAESIALIDEWFKSDQINEDRVQIIAGFVRTLQHEPQMQETISRNFQEQQLRSKTSRRALLIAVSKLEKANIPQGWLNGIEESLAAEDTEICMAALDAVGKLSLLPLERSIRRIAQEPAREPQLRLKALRTLTTLDKRLSDSEFEYLVSRLSAETPIRERITALDVIANTTHDEQRLSQLLPFVKVANPVELPYLLAAYVNCTNKEIIEQLVEALEVSSATPTLDMIEQILKPHGEEVQRDAAPLLERLRKLKNDQLIRLNEWEQRIEGHKGDSERGRLLFMNKAQCHLCHVTDSQDKVNSPAKIGPDLAAIGEIRTRRELLEAILFPSASFARGFEPIVVTLQDGRVWTGLAGKETTEEFILTTIQDNKPVEKMIRRNEIEEVAVGRVSAMPNGLEQPLTAQEFADLMTFLQNLRASKVTKTVTEGVAN; encoded by the coding sequence ATGCAGCGCATAGAGTTTGACGTTCTTCTGGCACCGTGCCTGACAGTTCTTCTGATGATTCAACCGGCCTGGGCTGAATCCGAACGCTATTCCATCACAGTGCCCGAAGGCTTTGACATTCGACAGGCGGCCAGTTTTCCGCTCGTCGAACGCCCAATGTTTGCAGCACTTGATCAGTCAGGACATCTCTATGTTCTTGATTCGGGTGGATCGAATGGTGGAGATCGATTGAAAAACCCCACCGATGTCATTCGTCGCCTGACGGATACCAATGGCGACGGTATCTACGATCAAAGCACAATTTTTGCTGATAAAATCGTGTTTGGCACAGGGATTGCCTGCCACGATGGAGCCGTATTCATCACATCTCCACCCAGCCTCTGGAGGTTTGAAGATACCACTGGCGACGGAATTGCCGATCAGCGTGTAGAGCTCGTGACTGGATTTGCTTTCAATCAAAGTTGTACTGATGATCTGCATGGCACGACTGTGGGGCCAGATGGTCGAATCTATTTTTTACCTGGTCGATTTCACCATAAAGTCCGCCTGAAGGACGGTACGCCTCTACGAGATGGTGTTGGCCCGTGGCTGATGCGCTGCCGACCGGATGGAAGTGATGTCGAGTTTGTCTCTGGTGCAGTAGGAAATCCCGTCGAAGTGGCTTTTCTCCCCAATGGTGATTCATTTATTCAGGGGACATTCTGGGCGAAATCCTCAGCGCCCGGTGGACTGAGGGATGGCCTGATTCACGCTGTCGCAGGCGGTGAGTACTCGGTTCGAGATCGCGACTATTCCGACCGAATACGAACCGGGGATTATCTTCCCGCACTTGTCCCTCTAACGGCGACAGCCCCCAGTGGCTTGACGAGTTATCGGAGCTCCTCCTGGGGAGACGAGTTTCAAGAGAACCTGTTTTCTTCACACTTTAATACAGGCAAGATTCTGCGTCATCGACTCAAGGCTGAAAGTGCAACATATCGTTGCGAAACGGAAGAGTTTATCACAGCACCACAAGGAACCGTTCATTTCACTGATGTTCTGGAAGATGCTGATGGAAGTCTGTTGATTGTCGATACGGGAGGTTGGTTTATTGCCTGTTGCCCTGCCTCCGGTTCGAGCCAGCCAACAGTCAAAGGATCAATTTTTCGAATCCTTCGCAATGCCGCGACGAAGGTTCAGGATCCCTATGGCAATCTCATTCCATGGAAGTCTTTACCTACTGACGATCTGTTGGCTCGGCTTGATGATTCGCGGGTCATGGTGCAGGAGCGTGCCATCATCGAAGTGGCTCGACGAGAACAACGGATGACCGACGCCTTGGCAACTCTTCTGACATCGCCACAATCCAGTTTCAGGCAGCGAACAGGAGCGGTTTGGGCGCTTTGCCGCATGGATGACAATGCGGCACGGGCAGCGACTCGGCTGGCCTTCAGAGATCCCAGCCACAGTGTACGACAAGCAGCTGCCTACTCGGCAGGTCTTCACCGTGATCGATCGGCACGTCAAACGCTGGAAGCGCTACTCGTTGATGAATCATCAGGAGTTCGACGAGAAGCTGCCAATGCCCTGGGCAGACTTCAACAGAAGGAATCCATCCCGGCTCTTCTCAAAAGCCTAGAACCACAACAAGTTTCACAACGGGTGACTGCTGATCGATTTCTGGAGCATGCCATTACCTTTGCGCTCATCCAGATCAATCATGCAGAATCGACTCGTGCCGGCTTGTTGTCTCATTCTGCGGATGTGCAGCGAATCACTCTGATCGCACTCGATCAAATGCCATTAACAATACTTGATGCGAAAGATCTGACGCCACTTTTAAGTTCTGGCAATACACCTCTCAGACAGGCGGCCATCCAGGTTTTATCACGACATCCCCAATGGACTGCTGAATCCATCGCGCTGATTGATGAATGGTTCAAAAGTGACCAGATCAATGAAGATCGAGTCCAGATCATCGCAGGATTTGTGCGCACACTTCAGCATGAGCCACAAATGCAGGAAACCATCAGCCGGAATTTTCAAGAACAGCAGTTGCGCTCGAAAACATCACGTCGAGCACTGCTTATTGCCGTTTCAAAACTTGAAAAAGCGAACATACCTCAAGGATGGCTTAACGGAATTGAGGAGTCGCTCGCAGCGGAGGATACAGAGATATGCATGGCAGCGCTTGATGCGGTCGGGAAACTTTCGCTGCTACCTTTGGAGAGATCAATACGCCGGATAGCTCAAGAACCTGCCAGGGAGCCACAACTTCGACTGAAAGCGCTACGAACATTAACGACTCTCGACAAGAGACTCAGTGACTCTGAATTTGAGTATCTCGTTTCAAGACTTTCGGCTGAGACACCCATCCGGGAACGCATCACGGCACTCGACGTTATTGCCAATACTACACACGATGAACAGCGATTGTCTCAATTGCTTCCATTCGTGAAAGTTGCCAATCCGGTGGAGTTGCCCTATCTATTGGCTGCCTATGTGAATTGCACGAACAAAGAGATAATCGAACAGTTAGTTGAGGCCCTTGAAGTCTCTTCAGCCACTCCAACACTCGACATGATTGAGCAAATTCTGAAACCACACGGAGAGGAAGTACAACGTGATGCGGCACCTCTTCTTGAGCGACTGAGAAAATTGAAGAATGACCAACTCATTCGACTGAACGAATGGGAACAGCGAATCGAGGGACATAAGGGTGACAGCGAGCGAGGTCGATTGCTCTTTATGAACAAGGCTCAATGCCATTTGTGTCACGTAACAGATTCCCAGGATAAAGTGAACTCTCCAGCGAAGATCGGGCCTGATCTTGCTGCCATTGGCGAAATTCGCACCCGGCGTGAACTTCTCGAAGCGATTCTTTTTCCCAGTGCGAGTTTTGCCCGGGGGTTCGAACCGATTGTTGTTACCTTACAGGACGGACGAGTCTGGACAGGTTTGGCAGGGAAAGAAACGACAGAGGAGTTCATCCTCACCACGATTCAGGACAATAAACCCGTCGAAAAGATGATTCGACGCAACGAAATCGAAGAAGTCGCTGTGGGCAGGGTTTCCGCAATGCCCAACGGGCTCGAGCAGCCGCTCACAGCACAAGAGTTTGCCGACCTCATGACGTTCCTACAGAACTTAAGAGCTTCCAAAGTGACGAAAACTGTCACAGAAGGTGTTGCCAATTAA
- a CDS encoding DUF309 domain-containing protein: MIFEKGMLDLSKQAPRLLPSTELPAYTFIPGSDAPHPYRDPRGHSYQKRHPPSRPLIPASWAENRNYLLAMDYFNYGYYWESHEEWERLWRVSTPDSLVGRFLKGLVKLAAAGVKVRENSIHGVRRHSASAGEIFADVAAEVDAEFFCGLEFTVLQFASDRAAQLGFREKVVGSTPVRIFPFVLVPEPMPLAG; encoded by the coding sequence ATGATTTTTGAAAAGGGCATGCTCGATCTGTCGAAGCAGGCGCCCCGTTTGCTCCCATCAACTGAACTGCCTGCTTACACCTTCATTCCGGGAAGTGATGCTCCGCATCCCTATCGCGACCCCCGCGGACACAGTTACCAGAAGCGTCATCCCCCCTCGCGTCCATTGATTCCTGCATCGTGGGCTGAGAATCGCAATTATCTGCTGGCCATGGATTACTTCAACTACGGCTACTACTGGGAATCTCACGAAGAGTGGGAACGCCTGTGGCGAGTTTCAACACCTGATTCGCTGGTTGGTCGATTCCTGAAGGGGCTCGTCAAGCTGGCTGCTGCGGGTGTCAAGGTGCGTGAAAACAGTATTCATGGCGTTCGCCGGCATTCCGCTTCGGCCGGTGAAATCTTCGCTGATGTGGCTGCTGAAGTTGATGCAGAGTTCTTCTGCGGACTGGAATTCACGGTTCTCCAATTTGCTTCGGATCGTGCTGCCCAGTTGGGCTTCCGCGAGAAAGTTGTGGGTTCGACGCCTGTTCGAATTTTCCCATTCGTCCTTGTTCCGGAACCCATGCCCCTGGCTGGCTGA
- a CDS encoding c-type cytochrome: MLWAMQWGAAKPALSAETESAAWPGLHPLTAAQVGSLLIHELKCGACHTGVESGRISEKTAPDLTNVGGRVSPKYLQEFIAHPAQKHPGTTMPDLLASRPETDRTAIAEAITQFLVDQSKEKSLPAAGSQFDQLRGKTLYHSIGCVACHGPREVFEQVSEKPKETDDDFDDEPEDHREKRVQPVAFGLDHVREKYNVASLSQFLFAPLHVRQSGRMPDMKLKPDEALSIAAYLVGDSKVDESLKTDERLVHRGRQYFQELNCAACHSLPGITAAKRVNRLSETSLSRGCLTGKGGKSPRYAVSREQRLAMELFIKESTKSDSPPVIDTDQVAIAKTLATFHCIACHTRDDFGGVPDIYNMFFTGNDLKLGDDGRIPPPLTHVGAKLRPAWLKKVLFDGESVRPYMVTRMPQYGELNIGHLPEMFASVDHLQGKDLTIPDVEGAKPQDREREKLLRQAGRELLGDKGLNCIACHSFNGRSSQGSQGIDLLTSYQRLQPQYFDSYLRNPGSFRPRTVMPTAWPNGVATFTTILDGETDHQIEAIWYYLSLGTSAADPSGLRSVNTKLVVDGSKAQIHRGRSRIAGYRGIAVGLPERWNYAFNAETGTISGIWKGDYIQVNWSGQGSGDFQPATEAVTLPQDVSFLQFEGEPTVWPRMPVMTKEARTNPDPLYPKNVGYQFRGYTLDEDHIPTFSYRSGAVDIFDRTQILGDPGNERLQRIFRFESPTTQTLWFRGLAGKITKEDSQTFRLGNLRLSIPEIPFRLREIPDQAGEVELLIPLQISQGQSTLEVNYELLSK, from the coding sequence GTGTTATGGGCTATGCAATGGGGTGCTGCTAAGCCTGCCTTATCGGCCGAAACCGAGAGTGCAGCCTGGCCTGGCCTGCATCCACTTACTGCAGCACAAGTGGGTAGTCTGCTGATTCATGAGTTGAAGTGCGGAGCCTGTCATACTGGGGTTGAGAGCGGAAGGATCTCCGAAAAGACCGCTCCCGATTTGACGAACGTGGGGGGGCGAGTCTCCCCAAAGTATCTCCAGGAGTTCATCGCACATCCCGCTCAAAAGCATCCCGGGACAACGATGCCTGATCTCCTGGCATCGCGACCTGAAACTGATCGCACAGCGATCGCAGAGGCTATTACCCAATTTCTGGTGGATCAATCCAAAGAAAAGTCTCTGCCAGCAGCAGGCAGCCAGTTCGATCAACTGCGTGGAAAAACTCTCTATCACTCCATAGGTTGTGTTGCCTGTCATGGCCCTCGGGAGGTCTTCGAGCAAGTCTCTGAGAAACCGAAGGAAACGGATGACGATTTCGATGATGAGCCCGAAGATCATCGTGAAAAGCGAGTCCAGCCAGTCGCTTTCGGTCTTGATCATGTCCGAGAGAAATACAACGTCGCTTCGCTGAGTCAATTCCTGTTTGCACCGCTGCATGTTCGTCAGTCAGGGCGCATGCCTGATATGAAACTGAAACCCGACGAAGCTTTGTCGATAGCGGCCTATCTGGTCGGAGATAGTAAGGTCGACGAATCGTTAAAAACCGACGAACGTCTGGTGCACCGTGGACGACAATATTTTCAAGAGCTGAATTGTGCGGCTTGTCACTCTCTCCCTGGTATCACTGCAGCCAAGCGAGTGAATCGTCTATCAGAAACCAGCCTTTCCCGTGGTTGTTTGACGGGCAAGGGCGGGAAATCTCCACGATATGCTGTGAGTCGGGAGCAGCGTCTTGCCATGGAGTTGTTCATCAAGGAGTCTACAAAAAGCGATTCTCCTCCTGTCATTGATACGGATCAGGTCGCCATTGCAAAGACACTTGCGACATTTCACTGCATTGCGTGCCATACCCGCGATGATTTCGGAGGGGTACCTGATATCTACAATATGTTTTTCACGGGGAACGACTTGAAGCTGGGGGACGATGGGCGGATTCCACCGCCACTCACTCATGTGGGTGCAAAGTTACGGCCTGCCTGGCTCAAAAAAGTCCTTTTCGATGGTGAGAGTGTGCGTCCTTATATGGTGACCCGCATGCCTCAGTATGGAGAGCTGAATATCGGCCATTTGCCCGAGATGTTTGCCAGTGTGGATCATCTTCAAGGGAAAGACCTCACGATTCCTGATGTCGAGGGAGCTAAGCCACAGGACCGAGAACGGGAGAAACTTTTGCGACAGGCTGGTCGGGAGTTGTTAGGAGATAAAGGTCTCAACTGTATTGCCTGCCACAGCTTTAATGGACGATCTTCTCAGGGAAGCCAGGGAATTGATCTGCTCACAAGTTATCAGCGGCTCCAGCCACAGTATTTTGATAGCTATTTAAGAAATCCAGGCTCCTTTCGTCCTCGAACCGTCATGCCTACGGCGTGGCCGAATGGAGTTGCGACGTTTACCACCATTCTTGACGGAGAGACAGACCACCAGATTGAAGCGATCTGGTACTATTTGTCACTGGGAACCTCTGCCGCGGACCCATCAGGTTTGCGAAGTGTTAACACAAAGTTGGTTGTGGATGGTTCAAAGGCCCAGATTCATCGTGGCAGGAGTCGTATCGCCGGTTATCGCGGCATTGCTGTCGGCTTGCCAGAAAGGTGGAACTACGCATTCAATGCAGAAACAGGGACGATTTCCGGAATCTGGAAAGGGGACTATATTCAGGTGAACTGGAGTGGCCAGGGATCGGGTGATTTTCAACCTGCGACTGAAGCCGTCACCCTCCCGCAGGATGTCTCTTTTCTGCAATTCGAAGGCGAACCAACTGTCTGGCCCAGAATGCCTGTCATGACGAAAGAGGCTCGCACAAACCCTGATCCACTCTATCCGAAGAACGTCGGTTATCAATTTCGAGGCTATACTTTAGATGAAGATCACATTCCTACATTCTCATATCGATCTGGTGCCGTTGATATCTTTGATCGCACACAGATACTGGGAGATCCTGGTAACGAACGCTTGCAGCGGATCTTCCGGTTTGAATCGCCGACGACTCAAACGTTGTGGTTTCGCGGGTTGGCAGGGAAAATCACCAAGGAGGATTCGCAAACCTTTCGTTTGGGAAACCTTCGATTGTCTATTCCTGAGATCCCATTCCGACTGCGAGAAATACCAGATCAAGCCGGCGAAGTCGAACTCCTGATACCACTTCAAATTTCTCAAGGCCAATCGACTTTGGAGGTGAATTATGAATTACTTTCAAAGTAG
- a CDS encoding sialate O-acetylesterase gives MLFVRILLCQLALMAVSSWTLQIACAEGKPLKVFILAGQSNMEGHARVETFDYIGDDPVTLPLLKKMRGADGKPVVCEGVWISYFTGSGDKNGEGFGPLTAGYGSRRNPQEDGGKIGPEFTFGIAMDAAFEEPVLLIKTAWGGKSLNTDFRPPSAGPYVFNEKQLSDFRKQGKDIESIQKAKAEETGHYYRLMVDHVKHVLSDIPRVCPQYDEKQGYELSGFVWMQGWNDLVDTGTYPNRSEPNGYAAYSEVMAHFIRDVRKDLNAPQMPFVIGVLGVDGGKRNLQTANFRAAMAAPAMLPEFRGNVAAVETAPYWAEELGAIAQKYDQVRQMNYFLNSKHKDHANADGSMTEEQKRAYLKQYEEKLISPAEVTLWKRGASNAGYHYLGCAKTFAQIGNAFAEANLKLLNEENRKSSR, from the coding sequence ATGCTGTTTGTCAGAATTTTGCTGTGCCAGCTTGCGTTGATGGCTGTCAGTTCATGGACACTTCAGATTGCCTGCGCGGAAGGGAAGCCACTGAAAGTGTTTATTCTTGCGGGGCAATCCAATATGGAGGGGCACGCACGCGTTGAAACTTTCGACTACATCGGTGACGACCCTGTCACGCTGCCGCTGTTGAAGAAAATGCGTGGCGCTGATGGCAAACCTGTGGTTTGTGAAGGAGTGTGGATTTCCTACTTCACAGGGAGTGGCGACAAGAACGGAGAAGGCTTTGGCCCTTTGACTGCGGGGTATGGATCTCGCCGCAATCCTCAAGAGGATGGTGGAAAAATCGGGCCTGAGTTCACTTTCGGGATCGCCATGGATGCCGCTTTTGAGGAGCCCGTCCTCCTAATCAAAACGGCCTGGGGTGGAAAAAGTCTCAATACCGATTTTCGTCCGCCAAGTGCCGGCCCCTACGTCTTTAATGAAAAGCAGCTCAGCGATTTCCGCAAGCAAGGCAAAGATATTGAATCGATTCAGAAGGCAAAAGCCGAAGAGACAGGGCACTACTATCGCTTGATGGTCGATCATGTGAAGCACGTATTGAGTGATATTCCACGTGTCTGCCCGCAGTACGATGAGAAGCAGGGGTATGAACTCTCCGGTTTTGTCTGGATGCAGGGTTGGAATGACCTCGTTGATACCGGAACCTACCCCAATAGATCAGAGCCAAATGGATATGCTGCTTATAGTGAGGTAATGGCACATTTTATTCGCGATGTCCGCAAGGATCTCAATGCTCCACAGATGCCATTTGTGATTGGTGTCCTGGGAGTCGATGGTGGAAAACGCAATCTTCAAACCGCAAACTTTCGTGCGGCCATGGCTGCACCAGCCATGCTTCCTGAGTTTCGTGGAAACGTTGCTGCTGTTGAGACCGCTCCTTATTGGGCGGAAGAGCTGGGAGCAATCGCTCAGAAGTACGATCAAGTGCGGCAGATGAATTATTTCCTGAATTCAAAGCATAAAGATCATGCCAATGCAGATGGTTCGATGACGGAAGAGCAGAAGCGGGCATATCTCAAGCAGTACGAAGAGAAACTGATTTCCCCAGCAGAGGTGACTCTATGGAAACGGGGTGCCTCCAATGCCGGGTATCATTACCTGGGCTGTGCGAAGACGTTTGCTCAAATCGGCAATGCATTTGCGGAGGCCAATCTGAAGTTACTGAATGAGGAAAATCGTAAGTCGTCGCGATAG